The Halictus rubicundus isolate RS-2024b unplaced genomic scaffold, iyHalRubi1_principal scaffold0804, whole genome shotgun sequence genome includes a region encoding these proteins:
- the LOC143364655 gene encoding plexin-A2-like, with translation MLVFPGSETSTRMGSMVSHERQLRLLLSILVLLSPRLPVRSTPADIVQKFHDPEVEHMNHLVVDKNTGRLYVGAVNRLYQLSPDLNLEIKEITGPKGDSTACSMINCPRQTPTRPVDNVNKALMIDYTTSRLISCGIVSQGTCRVRNLHNISDIVQEVKEAVVANNATASTVAFIAPGPPNPPVSQVMYVGVTFTGNGPYRAEVPAVSSRSLDKDRMLNIAKSAVTTGTRMYVNSLSRDRYRIKYVYGFSSGGFSYFMTTQMKNTETPIYMSKMVRVCHDDEHYYSYTEIPINCSTEGVNYNLLQAAYVGKAGSVLAEDLGITAQEDVLFAVFSKSEAPSNDIPTENSALCVYSLKAIRRRYMTNIQKCFSGEGHRGLDYVSPSHKCILT, from the coding sequence ATGCTAGTCTTCCCCGGCAGCGAGACGTCGACGAGGATGGGATCGATGGTGTCGCATGAACGGCAACTTCGTCTGCTCTTGTCGATCCTGGTGCTGCTGTCCCCGAGGCTGCCGGTTCGCTCGACCCCGGCCGACATAGTACAAAAGTTCCACGACCCGGAGGTGGAGCACATGAACCATCTCGTGGTGGACAAGAACACCGGTCGGCTGTACGTGGGCGCGGTGAACCGGCTCTATCAGCTGTCGCCGGACTTGAACTTGGAGATCAAGGAGATAACCGGGCCGAAAGGCGATTCGACCGCTTGCTCGATGATCAACTGTCCGCGTCAGACACCGACCCGGCCGGTCGACAACGTCAACAAGGCGTTGATGATCGACTACACGACCAGCCGGCTGATCTCGTGCGGCATCGTGTCGCAGGGCACCTGCAGGGTCCGGAATCTTCACAACATCTCGGACATCGTGCAGGAGGTGAAGGAGGCGGTGGTGGCGAACAACGCTACAGCCTCGACCGTCGCGTTCATCGCACCGGGACCGCCGAATCCTCCGGTCTCGCAGGTGATGTACGTGGGCGTCACGTTCACCGGGAACGGGCCGTATCGGGCCGAGGTGCCCGCCGTCAGCTCCAGGTCCCTCGACAAGGATAGGATGCTGAACATCGCCAAGTCCGCCGTCACCACCGGCACCAGGATGTACGTGAACTCGTTGTCGCGCGACCGGTATCGCATCAAGTACGTCTACGGGTTCAGCAGCGGCGGCTTCAGCTACTTCATGACCACGCAGATGAAGAACACCGAGACACCGATCTACATGTCGAAGATGGTCCGTGTGTGCCACGACGACGAGCACTACTACTCGTACACCGAGATACCGATCAACTGCTCCACCGAGGGGGTCAATTACAATCTATTGCAAGCCGCGTACGTCGGCAAGGCCGGCTCCGTTCTTGCCGAGGATTTGGGGATCACCGCGCAGGAGGACGTTCTGTTCGCGGTCTTCTCCAAGAGCGAGGCTCCCAGCAACGATATCCCCACGGAGAATTCAGCGCTCTGTGTGTACTCGTTAAAGGCTATTAGGAGGAGGTACATGACCAATATACAGAAGTGCTTCAGCGGAGAAGGACACCGGGGACTGGACTACGTCTCGCCGAGTCACAAGTGCATCTTAACG